In Citrus sinensis cultivar Valencia sweet orange chromosome 4, DVS_A1.0, whole genome shotgun sequence, one DNA window encodes the following:
- the LOC102623605 gene encoding pre-mRNA splicing factor SR-like 1 isoform X4, with product MTEIQTCGKPIDSLLEKVLCMNILSSDYFKELYRLKTYHEVIDEIYNQVDHVEPWMTGNCRGPSTAFCLLYKFFTMKLTVKQMHGLLKHPDSPYIRAIGFLYLRYAADPKTLWNWFEQYLKDEEELV from the exons ATGACGGAAATTCAGACTTGCGGTAAACCAATTGATTCTTTGTTGGAGAAGGTCCTTTGTATGAACATACTATCGTCTGATTACTTCAAAGAACTTTACCGCTTAAAGACCTACCATGAGGTGATAGATGAAATTTACAATCAGGTGGATCATGTGGAACCTTGGATGACTGGAAATTGTCGTGGTCCATCAACTGCATTCTGTCTTCTTTACAAGTTTTTCACTATGAAACTTACTGTCAAACAAATGCATGGCTTACTGAAGCACCCGGATTCTCCTTACATCAGAGCG ATCGGTTTCCTCTACTTGAGATATGCTGCAGATCCAAAGACATTGTGGAATTGGTTTGAACAATATCTTAAAGATGAAGAG GAACTAGTGTGA
- the LOC102623605 gene encoding pre-mRNA splicing factor SR-like 1 isoform X6 gives MTEIQTCGKPIDSLLEKVLCMNILSSDYFKELYRLKTYHEVIDEIYNQVDHVEPWMTGNCRGPSTAFCLLYKFFTMKLTVKQMHGLLKHPDSPYIRAVHSVPNYKVL, from the exons ATGACGGAAATTCAGACTTGCGGTAAACCAATTGATTCTTTGTTGGAGAAGGTCCTTTGTATGAACATACTATCGTCTGATTACTTCAAAGAACTTTACCGCTTAAAGACCTACCATGAGGTGATAGATGAAATTTACAATCAGGTGGATCATGTGGAACCTTGGATGACTGGAAATTGTCGTGGTCCATCAACTGCATTCTGTCTTCTTTACAAGTTTTTCACTATGAAACTTACTGTCAAACAAATGCATGGCTTACTGAAGCACCCGGATTCTCCTTACATCAGAGCG GTCCATTCTGTTCCAAATTACAAGGTGCTATGA
- the LOC102623605 gene encoding pre-mRNA splicing factor SR-like 1 isoform X3: protein MTEIQTCGKPIDSLLEKVLCMNILSSDYFKELYRLKTYHEVIDEIYNQVDHVEPWMTGNCRGPSTAFCLLYKFFTMKLTVKQMHGLLKHPDSPYIRARLSCFHLIMHLLCLADIYRKQDRFPLLEICCRSKDIVELV, encoded by the exons ATGACGGAAATTCAGACTTGCGGTAAACCAATTGATTCTTTGTTGGAGAAGGTCCTTTGTATGAACATACTATCGTCTGATTACTTCAAAGAACTTTACCGCTTAAAGACCTACCATGAGGTGATAGATGAAATTTACAATCAGGTGGATCATGTGGAACCTTGGATGACTGGAAATTGTCGTGGTCCATCAACTGCATTCTGTCTTCTTTACAAGTTTTTCACTATGAAACTTACTGTCAAACAAATGCATGGCTTACTGAAGCACCCGGATTCTCCTTACATCAGAGCG AGACTTTCTTGTTTCCATCTAATAATGCACTTGCTTTGCTTAGCAGATATCTACAGAAAACAAG ATCGGTTTCCTCTACTTGAGATATGCTGCAGATCCAAAGACATTGTGGAATTGGTTTGA
- the LOC102623605 gene encoding pre-mRNA splicing factor SR-like 1 isoform X5, with protein MTEIQTCGKPIDSLLEKVLCMNILSSDYFKELYRLKTYHEVIDEIYNQVDHVEPWMTGNCRGPSTAFCLLYKFFTMKLTVKQMHGLLKHPDSPYIRAISTIKVEVSLFL; from the exons ATGACGGAAATTCAGACTTGCGGTAAACCAATTGATTCTTTGTTGGAGAAGGTCCTTTGTATGAACATACTATCGTCTGATTACTTCAAAGAACTTTACCGCTTAAAGACCTACCATGAGGTGATAGATGAAATTTACAATCAGGTGGATCATGTGGAACCTTGGATGACTGGAAATTGTCGTGGTCCATCAACTGCATTCTGTCTTCTTTACAAGTTTTTCACTATGAAACTTACTGTCAAACAAATGCATGGCTTACTGAAGCACCCGGATTCTCCTTACATCAGAGCG ATTTCTACAATCAAGGTTGAAGTGTCGTTGTTTCTTTGA